A stretch of DNA from Ptychodera flava strain L36383 unplaced genomic scaffold, AS_Pfla_20210202 Scaffold_54__1_contigs__length_889265_pilon, whole genome shotgun sequence:
GTTACTTTTATCAAAACTaaattgatttgaaatattgtttgaaAGTTAGTAATTTATTTCGAAGGGTTTTGACACTTAATATCTGCTGTACATATAATTTTAGTGACAATTTTAACATAGTCAGCAAATCTTCGTActtcgttttttttttgcaaaaacgtTTCTTCAACTAATCTTCCGATCAAcgtttacaattattattagaTATATTATTTATACACAGAGAATGACATACGTGACTCTAATTATTTATTCATCAGCAAGTTTGAATAGAAAAATCACATAAGGAACTTACAGTGTTATCATTATCTGGCATAGACCAAATTGGCATATTTATTATTGGTTTTTCGTGTTCCACTTGTGTCAATTGGAATTGTTTGGTgttgttttgtaacattttcgaatgacattattatgaattttattttcttacatTGCAGGCGCCtcctcttgtttttctttaaCCAAAGATGGTGAAAAGGAGAAGTTCTTGGCATTCCTTTGGATTTCTTCACATCCGGTTTGTCTGTTGAAAATATTCCGTTTTTGagacagaaacaaaaacaaaaaaaaatgagaaattcaacttgaaaattaatatatattaGTGTATATTAGtgtatatatatcgaagtatacagatgtcctcgtgggaaattagtAGAAATGGTGCATGATTTGTAGTTtacaagccccccccccctctctctctctctctctctcatctctctctctctctctctctctctctctctctctctctctctctctctctctctctctctctctctctctctctctctctctctcgctctctctcacCTTGCCGTCGATTTCGTCCAGTACTTGCTTTCCTATGACTGGAAGTGACATCGCCTTCTCCGTCACCCAATGCTTGAGTTGTCAGTGATCGATATTCTCTATGTCTTTGCTCTTTTGCTGTCAAATCAAAGCAATTAGGTATTTTGCAAACCCGTACTAATGCTTACAGAATAAAAGCAATAGCTCATGAACAGAGTTCCAGATATTAACTAATGGAATTTGAACAATGTCAGTATCGTGAATGGAATTTGAACAATGTCATTATCGCGAAGGGACACAAAGTAACGGATGTTACTAAGCAATGCATACCTGAAAATGTCAGTTATTCTTCATGATATTGTTGTTTCATTGCCACGCTTAAATAAAACAGCAGacgaataaataaacataacagTAGAAAATACAATGTCCTTGACATGACTATTTTGTAAAGAGCATTATAACTTTGACGGATACCTGTATTTCGTTTATCCCCTAGCGTGCCTTCCTTATCTTTTCTACCAGTTGTCCTTGACTTCTGGTCACCAAATTGACTCTTTTCGTCTTTACCTTTGGAGATAAGTGACACTTAGTTTTAAAACGATACACTAGGCATAACAactggtgaaacaaaatatgtgTGTCTGTTAAGTTCTGTGATATACTATATATCTTTAAGTATACACTGTCAggtgtcctcgtgggaaattacattgCTAGATGCTAAAAGCAAAGCGTTACAAACAATAgatcaaaaaaaagaaagaaattatttaaaGTACTAAGGAATAGCATCTTTTCATAAGTGTCATTTATCCTGCAATCttcaatcaatatatatatatatttatcatatacctatgccctgtattgtgtctgtactgagttcagtgacatgatttatcatgttgatttgcatgtcaataaagtgatacgccttgttgatttgcatatgaaaggaatgatcagcgcgtcttctttaattcaattgaatatttgcatatgaaaaagtgatacgacctgtgatttacataacaaagcctgatacggGCTGTTGATTTTGCATGGcggactacttacatggtggcgccctataatcaaaacaaaccatggtgcccgtctatgattttgactttgactacgatatcatgtccgatctccaaaagtggcagggttttgaagcatagggaaatgcggggtaactaaataaaacacatgtgtcgatatcggattaacctgctagtagtgctaccaatttgaacaaattaaagagcagagcatcacactgtacgggcactgacagatcgatgacagaccagctgttccgtccgtgcataagcacagacgcgcagacgacaagcaaaagtgctatcggatatgtcggaggaccggcaaattcaaaagcacaactttcaaaaatatcatgtattcatggtaaatgcgttctggaaaataatacctaacacaacacttgcatgaACTGTACGgattcggtagatatcctacatgtttgatgacagagttcaagctttctctgctcaaccgtaaaataattgtcaattagccagctgatagattacgtcagacgctagtatatcaatccgccttagcaagatgacgcaaacaaatgtagtccatcaagaaaaaccaaagtgaaacgtatcatattttaatatacgagatttattcattcaataatgggggcataggtatatgatacaGAGGTTATCCCTAACCTATCcataacctcatattatcacatgaactggcccgtatctcgtATGGGAACATACGAAacatactcgtgtttttcgcggagccgcacaacttctcgccttcggctcgaagttgtacggctccgcgaaaaacactcactcgtatacgatgacgtcaaacaaagaaaaattccatgggattatatatatatatatatatatatatatatatatatatatatatatatatatatatatatatatatatatatatatatatatatatatatatatatataacacaaattacttcaaattatACTTGaaattatataatataattatatatataatataaatgtatatatgtatgtatttatgtatatatttgtatacatacacatatatatacatatacctatatatatatatatatatatatatatatatatatatatatatatatatatatatatatacatgcgtGTCTACATATCTTTATCAatcatatgacacaatcatagagcccataatgatctattgcttgcacttgcatgacgttactttacattattgctgtatttatttccatcttagtgaacttaaaatgtttaactacttttgaatatatatatatatatatatatatatatatatatatatatatatatatatatatatatatatgtgtgtgtgtgtctgtgtctgtgtgtctgtgtctgtgtgttacATTACCTTTACTTTCTTGATTGCTGGATGTACTAGGAATATTCTCTGTATCCTCTGCTGTTCCCACTACGTCTTCTACCGTTGACGACTCACGATCTGCTCGGATAGCAATATGAAAATCAACTTGATGGTGATAGTCGTAATATTCGGTCAGtctgtgtaatattcttttcTGTCATCTCCTTTTTAGCGTTTTCCCATATCTGTACCTGTCCTATTATTTGATATCTCTTTTACATGCCTGTCTTTTTGCCTATGCCCCTCCCTTTTGCCTTCAATAACACCTTATTTAAAGATCAAGACGTATATACGCCCGCTCATATCACACACGCTCACTTACTTATTAATGCACTCAAAAGTCGCTGTTGTATGTGCATATTACCTTTTTGCTCGACAGTAGTTTTTGCTTCTCTGAcggtttcatttttttctgatgagGCGGCTTGCATATCAGCGGATAAAGTTGTAATGAAGTCTTTATTGCCGCTTTGTAGATCCCCGGCAACCTTTTCTTTGATGTGCTGTCTTATCTTTTTCGCACGTTCCAATGCAGTCGGATTATTCCGTTTGACGGAGGTTATTCGTTTGGCCAACCCTGCTGGATCTCTATCCATGTCTACGGCAAGTTCTTGTGCTTCGACTATGCGAAAGTGTTCATCTACTATCTCGTGGCTGTGGGATCTTCGAGGGAAGAAAATGGGTATCGCTGCGCACATAGCTGCTAGAGTGAGATTTGCATAACTCGTTGATGAAGGTGGAATCAGTACAAGATGGGAAGAGAACAGTTCACGATTAAATCCCTCAGTAGTTGTCACGTAAGTAGGCGTGATCTTCAATGCAGGGCTTCTCTGCAGCTTTTCCACGATTTCTTCCTCCTTACTTGGTGGTATTCCTATAATTTTCCACGCTGGTGGCGTTTCATCAAGTAGATCGAGATTTTCAGCGACTGTGTTTATGGCACTAATGATGACATCAAGTTTCTTGGGATCTTCAAATTCGTATTCTTGGACGATGGATAGAATTTGGAATGTTTCATGTTTAGCAATTGGAAGAGGTTCTGATATAGAGGGCGATAAGTATTCCTCGAACACTGTAGGAGAAAGCAGCTGTTGATTTGAATCACGATAAAGTCGCCTATACCTTGCGTAAACTCTTTCTCCTACTGAAAACGAACACTTTGCATTCTTAAATTCATCTGACATAATCTTCTTTCTAAATTCCACTTCCTCCTTACTACAGCCGACAATCAAAGGCGTTATGTCATCTTTGTCAAAGAGATTGATCAGATAACAAGACGCCTTTGGAAACACCTTACACGTGATATGAAAGGCAGCTTCTGAGGTGAATGGACTGAAGCCAAACACGAATTTGACATTTGCCAGCTCTTCTAGCTTTGGAAAGTGTATGTTATGGTACAACAACCAGTCACGATGCGGCTCTCTGAATTCAAATACGCCTGTTTTTGTCGGAAGATGAAGCGTTACACCCATTTCTTCGGCTTCACGTTCCTCTTCTTCTGTTGCTTGTAGAGCTGTACAATGGACAGATATTCCCATGTTCTGCAGTAGTCTTATCGCCAGATGAAGACCATCGGTAACTCCTCCATGAATTGATGGTCCCCATCGATCACATACGATTACAGCCTTCTTTACCATACTCCTGTGAACAAAAAAAGTTTTATGACAATTGGTTCGCATTGACAAAAGGTGTTTTGTGTAAactttaaatgtatttttattcaCCTTGGCGTGTTTCTTGATCAAAACACCTTTTCCTTGCGGGTTAAAAAGTATCAGAGCTAAATTGTCACATATTATTTATCACAGAGTTATCATCTACCGGACTCAAACTTTGATAGTTTAGAgcgaaataaaaacaaaatctcaCTAATAAAACGTTACACATATATGTCTAAAGGTTTCTAAGGTCAGAAGGTTATGAAGTATCACAACGGAAATACGGTAATACTCATTTTAGGGATCGATCAATGCATCAAGCGACTTGTTATGAGTCTGTTTAACAACGGTATTATTTAAAGGTTCCAACAATCAGTGAATAGATCACATTAATACCCAAACTAATAATCCATCTACCTGATCGTCCAAGCCAAATGGAAATGACGTCCTTTCCAAATTTATAACTCCCCCAGCACTACAATGATCCTAGGTTTTGATTCTCTTCATATCGAACTATAGAGAGCAGTTGTGTCACCTGACATAGGGCCTTCAAATTGCTAGGCACGTACTTATTGTAGTGTTGGCGAGTTTATATGGACAATTACTTGTGAAGGTTATTTATCACGCTATGAACGGTGCATTGGCTTGCTAGCTTACTAATGTGCGTCTGTATATTTACCTTTTGGTGTTCGTTGCCGTTGTACTGCCACGTCGGCCGCCATTACCATCTGGGCGTTTAGCAGGTACACCGCCTTTGCTGCCAGAAGTACTTGGTCTTACGTCAGAGCTTGCCATGCCGACTCTGGTTCTGAGCAAATCAAAGTCAAAGATGACTGACGACTAATGGGTTGACGTAACTGTGATCCAGGATAAACGAGAAATGTCAGAGAAAAAGACACGGATAGAACTGAACTGTCCCAGAGTTGCACTGAGAACCCGTGACACAAGCCTTAGTAAATTATTAACTTTGCTTTTCAGTATAAAACGGCGACATGCGTCGTACTTTTGTTTATAACATGTGTTTTATGATTATCTTAGCTGCGTGGCGGATCATATGAAACATGTTATCGAgtcttttttttataatttcggGAATGCCTCGCTAAAATTAGATCTTAACTCGTACACAAATATAAGAATGCTTGCAAAATATTCATACGTACCGTGTTCGTCCACTTAGATATGACCAATCCTATGGGCTTGCCTTATCAAAAAATATACCCACGGTAGCTAAGGATTACGTTCTTGATATTGGCCTCAAACTTAAGTTCTTGACgctttttgaatttattttttagGAGTTTCTTCAACTATTTACTCATGTTGTACTATTTCACAGAAAGACAATTACAACCGTAGCAGTAATGACATCAGCACTTTTCCCTGTTAATCAACCTTGTTAGCAGTCTTTACAGCCAGTACACGTTTTTGTCATTCTCTCCTCTTCCAAATTACTACAACCGTagcatcatcattatcatcataacTAACATCATTGGCGCCAGTGTAATTTCATGAGGTAGAAAAAAGACAATTCGTTCCAATAATGGAACAATGGATGGAAGTTTCGGTATTACAGCAGCGTCTGTAGTGCTTCATCCGAATGAGTGTATTAATATCAACCGATAGAACCTGAGGCTACTTAACTCTGACAAGGTCAAGTATTAACGAGACTATGTACGTAGGCCACCTTAAAACAGACAGACTCTGAGGCAAAAAACGCAATATCTTGAATGGAATTAGACACTTAAAACATAAGTGCAATGAAATCGGATTTAAAGTAGCCGGTGTATGTCAGTCTTGCAATGTTTATAGCGAAGCGACATTGAATATTGTCCAAGATACGGTGCCTTCTCGTTTCCAGGTGATGTTGTTACAGAGTTCCGGGAACCCAATGTGTAATTTATACACGTTATCTTCGCGAATCGCCGTGCATTaagattgttttcattcataaaaGTAACTATTTACAGCAAAGGTACCAGTAAGTGTCTGTCAATAATAACACTTCACCAAGTCTTGGTATTGAATGTGGAGTACCAAAGTGGTCAGATTTGGGCCCTACATCGTTTTTACtatttatcaatgacaaaaCCAGCTCATCAAACCTCTTCAATTTTCGTTTGTTCGCTGATGACACAAATATTTTCCACATATTCCCTGAAAACTACTTTAATATAAATCTACATAATGTCGACTTGCAATTCAAAAACGTTACAGATTGGTGTAATGTTAATAAACCTACCGTAAATCGTGCTGACACTAAGtatattttctttaaaagtaATAAGAGAAAAATAACTCAGCTAGGTTCACTCCATATCAATGGTGAGATTATTGAAGAAGTGGAAGCCACATCATTTGtaggtgttgttattgacagGCATCTGACATGGTCAAAACAGATTGAACAGGTAAAATCTACAGTCAGGAAAAAAGTAGGCATTCTTTTCAAACTATAAAAGTACCTTCCAAACATATTCTTGTATTAATCTACAAAGCTTTCATTCAACCCCATATAACATATGGACTAGAGGTCTGGGGATCCACATACCAATCTCATTTGACATGTATTCACTTAGCACAGAAAATGACAGTTAGAGCAATGACCTTTAGTCACTTAATAGCAAATTCATCCGATCTATTTCGACAGTTACACAttcttgatattttgaaacttcacaaATTCCAAGTTTGTTCCTTTATGTACGAGGTAATTAACGTTACCTTGcctcatcaattttcaaattacTGTTCCATTTCATCACACTGCTATAGTACTCGACATGAAGAGATAGGGAACCTTTTTGTTCCAACTATCAACACAACTACTGgcaaacatgcaatatcttacACAGGAAGTATTTTATGGAACACCCTACCACATGATATTAGATCAAAACCGTCTCTTAGCTCCTTCCGACAATCCTCGAAATAATGTTGACATACACATAAAAAAGATGGTCCATAGACATGACGGAGCATTATTTCCTGTTGCACAAGAATTGATGTACTATCGCcctcaaatatatgtttattagATTAATCAAAATTGAATTCACAGAGGAAATGGACTTTGACTAGCAGTTTTGCTATTTTTCCATTTCCTATTAACCCTGTGActtatatatgaatatataaagttctgtatatttacattttttgtaaaaaaaggtaaataaattattattattgaaacaTTAGCTTCAACAAATTATCATACTCACTCTTCACTAGTCTCTATTATTGACTTCAGGTTGTGACGTACGAATTCTGTCGTCGTCCTTTTTGTCTCTCAACAACTACCTGTCTGTTGCATAGCTTGTTGTttcaaaatactgaaattttcatacaaagtttttttttaaaaagtagcaTAGCAAATTAACATCATGAATTTCCGGAAATGCGTGTAGACAGGCACGGTCATCGAGTTTTAGTTATTTCCAACAATCTATAGAGCAATGTAAAACTTACAATCAAAGCAGACAAGTGCACAACTTCCAGGCCGAGATAGCAATCGCCACTGGCGGCATCGTTTATATATGCTGAAGATCCAGTTTAGTTCGGTAAATACACAAATATATCTTGATTATATGACATAGGCTGTCATGTATATCAGTGCATTTCACACAAAGATAAAATCAACTGTTGTCGTGTTTCGTAGATACATTTATTATCGTTACATAGTTCCCAGCAAACTGATCAGATTGGAGTTTGCGCAGTGGGACCTAGAATAATGCAAATAATTAGTAATGATTCATGTATTGCGTCCGCCTCTGCAATGAATTTTCACGCACTGCGCTGTTTGTCacaaacacacaagaaatgacCTTAGTCATACACTTAAACCAAGTCATTGCAAGCTACCAAATGACCTAATGTTTCTATAATCCCTTTCCGAAATATTCAGACTTGTATAATTACGTTTGCCAGGCGGATTTATGGCTTTACAGTGACATGTCTCCAGTCCGACGGAACTTATTACATCATAGAGACTATAGGTTCTGAGTGCAGGTGTCCAAATTCCTCTGTATCGCAGCGTTAGTACTGATAAAGGCTGATATAAAAGGTGACGAGGACCCATTAGACGTCAGTCATCTTTGAACTTTGCTTGCTTGTGCTGTCCAGTGAATAGAAATACGTTGAAGGGGCTTATGTTTTGGTCCGTGGCCAGTGTTGAGTGATGACATGGCTATATACAGTgctgtgtacacagtgatgtaacagggcctgaaatttctgcctgtcCCATCACTATATGTATAGAGAAATGTGAATACACACCTAAAACAGGGTCAAAATTCTAATTATGACATTATTTATTTGTGATCAAAATTATCCCATTTTCCAAAatacataactctgaaatctgacaaattttcaAACCTTGTAACAGGCCCTGCAAATTCAACACTGTCTCACAACTGTTCTTAGACGAAATTCCATATGACAAACATAATTCACTCACACTTCTGTCTTATGGATTCGTGTATATATGTGCGATACTTGGTCACAATTTAAATCCAGCCAGAAATTCATGACATCTTGGTCAATAAGTTTTCGTTTGATTTTTCATATCAACTTACTTTAGGAATCCCTCTACGTTggaagaaaacgaacaaaatgtAAGCATATTActtcagtgaaaaaaaaaattacagtgaaGTCAACGATAACTAGTGAAATGGGTCGCTTATTTCGGATCTTCAGATACTCGCTACCTAGCGAACTTGTATGGCGAGAGGCTTTCCAATGGTGATCACAAAGGTCGAGATAGTCGTCTCTGAGATACACGGAGATACACCGTCCATTGTCGCACCGGTAGTCGTTCTCATTCCTGCACTTTCTATCCCAATCTGAGCATAAAATTATGTTCTAAAGCTTCATAATTTTACCTTTCAACCAAGATGTAATAAATGTGAGAACAATCTGCCGTATGGCGACTCAATTATAAAATTCCTATGGTAGTGAAGCACAGATGAGATagacatgtatttgtggatTTCAGTGACCATGAGCCACTTAGCTACTCAACACAATCACAGAAAACAGAAAGCTGTGTGTCGTTTATTGTATCTCAATATTACCTGATATGTAGAACGGTGAAGGGATTCCTCTAAACCCCTTTTCCTTTTGATTAGCACCCA
This window harbors:
- the LOC139128447 gene encoding uncharacterized protein, yielding MASSDVRPSTSGSKGGVPAKRPDGNGGRRGSTTATNTKRSMVKKAVIVCDRWGPSIHGGVTDGLHLAIRLLQNMGISVHCTALQATEEEEREAEEMGVTLHLPTKTGVFEFREPHRDWLLYHNIHFPKLEELANVKFVFGFSPFTSEAAFHITCKVFPKASCYLINLFDKDDITPLIVGCSKEEVEFRKKIMSDEFKNAKCSFSVGERVYARYRRLYRDSNQQLLSPTVFEEYLSPSISEPLPIAKHETFQILSIVQEYEFEDPKKLDVIISAINTVAENLDLLDETPPAWKIIGIPPSKEEEIVEKLQRSPALKITPTYVTTTEGFNRELFSSHLVLIPPSSTSYANLTLAAMCAAIPIFFPRRSHSHEIVDEHFRIVEAQELAVDMDRDPAGLAKRITSVKRNNPTALERAKKIRQHIKEKVAGDLQSGNKDFITTLSADMQAASSEKNETVREAKTTVEQKDRESSTVEDVVGTAEDTENIPSTSSNQESKGKDEKSQFGDQKSRTTGRKDKEGTLGDKRNTAKEQRHREYRSLTTQALGDGEGDVTSSHRKASTGRNRRQEKQEEAPAMPDRNKVRPDGVIPQEGKKVREVSTAFYSNKQTKKTLYWLGNN